Proteins co-encoded in one Streptomyces sp. NBC_01283 genomic window:
- a CDS encoding FAD-dependent monooxygenase, which yields MDPVIVVGAGPVGLTLALALARHSVPTVVLDEGPGKDEQRPARTVILRDDTAALMERLAGHSFGDQDSGARWGGWRSLRRKQLMRELTFSDEMPAPLHVPQHVLTGALRAAIAEERLVKVAVESKLDSLEQDAGGLTAHTRGPKDTWWRGSYLVGCDGPRSTVRKLLDVRFPGRTAVERHAVAALRTELPGPGQALLHRMPPWRHGGAEVTGRPLADGVWRLDWLLPPRGELVTPDALVVRIRETLAGWCGGSTPPYELLDTGVHTVHHRLARRWRVGRAFLAGDAAHLLGALGTQGLDEGLRDADNLAWKLALAWHHGARDALLDSYQTERRASVAARLRAADQSLPILRGGKGLRSYVPGSARGHDTLLTDGHVGRGPLGAPASYADSPLAPPPSESEVVVNTEPGAPVTDVPVTAPDGSFVQLRDRLGVGRLLVVLVAPGTVVWERRHWVSAGIMPRLAAAVAALPHPAELLVAESYPGAPAHSVLLIRPDGHLVTALGGVRPAELYTAAEAALGGPAAKRRSDGAATPEKAQSTAAASRPTTQ from the coding sequence GTGGACCCGGTGATCGTCGTCGGCGCGGGCCCCGTGGGGCTCACGCTCGCCCTGGCTCTCGCGCGTCACTCCGTACCCACTGTCGTACTCGACGAAGGGCCCGGCAAGGACGAGCAGCGGCCCGCGCGGACCGTCATCCTGCGGGATGACACCGCGGCCCTCATGGAGCGGCTCGCCGGTCACTCGTTCGGTGATCAGGACTCGGGAGCGCGGTGGGGCGGCTGGCGGTCCCTGCGGCGCAAGCAGCTGATGCGGGAGCTCACGTTCAGTGACGAGATGCCGGCCCCGCTGCACGTGCCCCAGCATGTGCTGACAGGAGCCCTGCGCGCGGCCATCGCCGAGGAGCGGCTGGTCAAGGTCGCGGTGGAGAGCAAGCTCGACTCCCTGGAGCAGGACGCGGGCGGCCTGACCGCCCACACTCGCGGCCCCAAGGACACCTGGTGGCGGGGCAGTTATCTGGTGGGCTGCGACGGGCCCCGGTCGACCGTGCGCAAGCTCCTCGACGTCCGCTTCCCGGGGCGCACGGCCGTCGAGCGACACGCCGTGGCCGCACTGCGCACGGAACTTCCCGGACCCGGCCAGGCGTTGTTGCATCGGATGCCTCCGTGGCGCCACGGAGGCGCCGAGGTGACGGGCCGTCCGCTCGCCGACGGGGTGTGGCGGCTCGACTGGCTGCTCCCGCCACGCGGCGAGCTCGTGACGCCGGACGCGCTCGTGGTGCGCATCCGCGAGACCCTCGCGGGCTGGTGCGGCGGCTCCACACCGCCGTACGAACTGCTCGACACCGGCGTGCACACCGTCCACCACCGGCTGGCCCGCCGGTGGCGGGTCGGCCGTGCCTTCCTCGCGGGCGACGCCGCGCATCTGCTCGGGGCGCTCGGGACGCAAGGGCTCGACGAAGGGCTGCGGGACGCGGACAACCTCGCCTGGAAGCTGGCGCTTGCCTGGCACCACGGCGCACGGGACGCCCTGCTCGACAGTTATCAGACCGAGCGGCGGGCCAGTGTCGCCGCACGCCTGCGCGCCGCCGACCAGTCGCTGCCGATACTGCGGGGCGGCAAGGGCCTGCGCTCCTATGTGCCGGGGTCCGCGCGCGGGCACGACACCCTCCTCACCGACGGACACGTGGGGCGCGGCCCCCTCGGCGCGCCCGCATCGTACGCGGACTCACCGCTGGCACCTCCGCCCTCCGAGTCCGAGGTTGTCGTGAACACGGAGCCGGGGGCTCCCGTGACCGATGTACCGGTGACGGCGCCCGACGGGTCCTTCGTACAGCTGCGCGACCGGCTCGGCGTGGGTCGGCTGCTCGTCGTCCTCGTCGCACCCGGCACGGTGGTGTGGGAACGACGGCACTGGGTGTCGGCCGGGATCATGCCCCGGCTCGCCGCCGCCGTCGCGGCACTGCCGCACCCGGCGGAACTCCTCGTCGCGGAGAGTTACCCAGGGGCCCCCGCGCACTCGGTGCTGCTCATCCGCCCCGACGGTCACCTGGTCACCGCGCTCGGCGGGGTGCGCCCCGCCGAGCTGTATACGGCGGCCGAGGCGGCCCTGGGCGGACCTGCTGCGAAACGGCGTTCGGACGGCGCGGCGACCCCGGAGAAGGCGCAGAGCACGGCCGCCGCGAGCCGTCCGACCACACAGTGA
- a CDS encoding putative leader peptide produces MRLWRRVHMDLVRYAGCVCRPSC; encoded by the coding sequence GTGCGCCTGTGGCGGAGGGTCCATATGGACCTCGTCCGCTATGCGGGCTGCGTGTGTCGTCCGTCCTGCTGA